The following coding sequences lie in one Nocardioides sambongensis genomic window:
- a CDS encoding PH domain-containing protein, with translation MTVTSDVTTPTLPRTWRPFGPRLAAPVFALFLVGAFAWLWLSFDQQTRDAINVIERGTVIAIVGVGVALLYAMARSRVTVTEDGITLVNGYRRRDFAWAEIEKVRMPLGAPWPNLDLADGRTIPMLGIQGSDGGRAKTAVREVKALVAAHRP, from the coding sequence ATGACGGTGACCTCCGACGTGACCACACCCACCCTGCCCCGCACCTGGCGCCCGTTCGGGCCGCGGCTCGCCGCGCCGGTCTTCGCGCTGTTCCTGGTCGGCGCCTTCGCCTGGCTGTGGCTCAGCTTCGACCAGCAGACCCGGGACGCGATCAACGTGATCGAGCGCGGGACCGTGATCGCGATCGTCGGCGTCGGCGTGGCGCTGCTCTACGCGATGGCCCGCTCCCGGGTCACGGTGACGGAGGACGGGATCACCCTCGTCAACGGCTACCGGCGCCGTGACTTCGCCTGGGCGGAGATCGAGAAGGTGCGGATGCCGCTCGGGGCGCCGTGGCCGAACCTGGACCTGGCCGACGGCCGCACCATCCCCATGCTGGGGATCCAGGGCTCCGACGGAGGCCGGGCCAAGACGGCGGTGCGCGAGGTCAAGGCCCTCGTCGCCGCCCACCGACCCTGA
- a CDS encoding uridine kinase family protein, which produces MPSEPPGAAARIVAAAEEAEPRLGGTRLVCIDGLAGAGKSTLATAVGRLRPDALVFATDDMLHGWSGLPGLGVTLDRLLRPLAAGRPGRWRRWDWLTGEWAEEHRVDPVALLVLEGVGSCANEIADLVSLTVWVEAERTVRRDRWIDRDGEVLRGHWATWADDEAAHHRVHRARERAGLRYDTSTGTALARR; this is translated from the coding sequence TTGCCTTCTGAGCCTCCGGGCGCGGCCGCACGGATCGTCGCCGCGGCCGAGGAGGCCGAGCCCCGACTGGGCGGGACCCGCCTGGTCTGCATCGACGGCCTGGCCGGTGCCGGCAAGTCGACGCTGGCCACAGCCGTGGGCCGGCTGCGCCCCGATGCGCTGGTGTTCGCCACCGACGACATGCTGCACGGTTGGTCGGGGCTGCCGGGCCTCGGCGTCACGCTGGACCGTCTCCTCCGGCCGCTCGCGGCGGGACGTCCGGGACGGTGGCGGCGCTGGGACTGGCTGACCGGCGAGTGGGCCGAGGAGCACCGGGTCGATCCGGTCGCGCTGCTGGTCCTGGAGGGCGTCGGCTCCTGCGCCAACGAGATCGCCGACCTGGTCAGCCTGACCGTCTGGGTCGAGGCCGAGCGCACCGTCCGGCGCGACCGGTGGATCGACCGCGACGGCGAGGTGCTGCGCGGGCACTGGGCGACCTGGGCGGACGACGAGGCCGCCCACCACCGGGTGCACCGCGCCCGGGAGCGCGCAGGACTGCGCTACGACACCTCGACCGGCACCGCGCTCGCCCGTCGCTGA